The window TACCAAACGGTGGCGGCAACTGCACCGGTACATGCTCCAACATATCCGTTGCATATCATCTCCGCCTGAAACGCGAAGAGATTTATATGGCCTACGGCGATCCGAACACGCTGGTTACGGTTCCGCAGGCCATCCTCAAAATTATTTTCTACGCCGGAAGCGGAAAAGGAGCGTAGATCGCGTTACGCAGCCGGCAAGACCTGATCCGCCCAAACGGTCATTTTGGTTAGTGTCGTCATTCCGAATGTCATGATCATTGGAACGTCGGCTGCGTCGCGTCCGCGTCCGACCACGATGTGCGCGATGCGTCGCTGGTTGTTGCGCGGGTCGAACGTCCACCAGCGCCCGGACAGATACACTTCCAGCCATGCACAAAAATCCATCGGCGCGTCCGGCGGCGTCACACCGATATCCGGAAGATAACCGAAGGCGTACCGCGCCGGTATGTTGAGCGCGCGGCAAAACGCGACCGCAAGATGTGTGAAGTCCCTGCATACGCCGGCACGTCGCTCGAAGGTTTCCGCTGCACTCGTCATCGCTGTGCTGCCGCCGTATTCAAACCGGATGTTTTGGTGCACCCAATCCGAGATTGCTTGAACGCGCGACCAACCCGGCTCAACGCCGCCGAACAGTTCCCACGCTTTATCCACGAGCACGTCAGACGGGCAAAAACGGCTTGGGAGTAGATAGATCAACATCTCGTCAGAAAGTTCATGCGGGTCGATGTGCAGTGCTGACGGATCGGTCGCATCCACATCGCTCGACGTCGTCACGATCGCGTCGTAGCGCAACAGGACGTCGCCCTGTGAAAGAACGAGGCGCCGCACGTCGTTTCCGGCCGCGTCGATGCCGTCCCGAAACGGCGTCTCGGGCTCGACGTCCCAATGCTCCTCTCCGATCGCGAGGCCGCTCTCCAGCTTGGGCTGCACCATCACGACTGCCGGCGTCGGTGCTCCACAACTCAATTCAAACTCGCACCCGACTCGGACGCGCACCCGCCCGCTCGCGCTTAAGTCCCGTTCGGCTTTTAGCGCCTCCACACGGGCGTGTTTCCCCGATTCCTATCCAAGTGCATCCATGCAAATGGCCAACTTAGAGCCAGCGCTTTATCTTGAACCAGGCCAGCAAGCCGGCGACTATTGCCACATCCAGGAACATGCCGAAAAACGCGAATGGTTTTAGGCCGTCGATATGCGACACCATCCATCCGAAGTTCTGACCGAAAAAGCCGGTCACGAATGTTAGCGGAAGAAATATTGTTGCGATC of the Candidatus Baltobacteraceae bacterium genome contains:
- a CDS encoding transglutaminase family protein, whose protein sequence is MSCGAPTPAVVMVQPKLESGLAIGEEHWDVEPETPFRDGIDAAGNDVRRLVLSQGDVLLRYDAIVTTSSDVDATDPSALHIDPHELSDEMLIYLLPSRFCPSDVLVDKAWELFGGVEPGWSRVQAISDWVHQNIRFEYGGSTAMTSAAETFERRAGVCRDFTHLAVAFCRALNIPARYAFGYLPDIGVTPPDAPMDFCAWLEVYLSGRWWTFDPRNNQRRIAHIVVGRGRDAADVPMIMTFGMTTLTKMTVWADQVLPAA